One Vigna unguiculata cultivar IT97K-499-35 chromosome 11, ASM411807v1, whole genome shotgun sequence DNA window includes the following coding sequences:
- the LOC114170693 gene encoding E3 ubiquitin-protein ligase CCNB1IP1 homolog, with product MRCNACWRELEGRAISTTCGHLLCTDDANKILSNDGACPICDQVLSKSLMKPVDVNPNDEWVNMAMAGVSPQILMKSAYRSVMFYIGQKELEMQFKMNKIVAQCRQKCEMMQEKFTEKLEQVHTAYQKMAKKCQIMQQEIESLTKDNQELQEKFAEKSRQKRKLDEMYDQLRNEFDSVKRSAIQPANNYYSRNEHDLFSNPPNMIDDREIGRKGGPVFTPATPGPRDDVWPGRQNSNNSGPFDLSVVSPAKQTAIAGDAGNRRAGAHPFGPGATNNPSMTLRNMILSPIKRPQLSRNRPQLFT from the exons ATGAGATGCAATGCATGCTGGCGAGAATTAGAAGGGCGAGCCATTTCCACAACCTGTGGTCACCTATTAT GCACAGATGATGCCAATAAGATATTAAGCAATGATGgagcatgtcctatatgtgatCAAGTCCTTTCTAAGAG TCTCATGAAACCTGTGGATGTCAATCCCAATGATGAATGGGTCAAT ATGGCCATGGCAGGAGTATCTCCTCAGATAT TAATGAAAAGTGCATATAGAAGTGTGATGTTCTACATTGGGCAAAAAGAACTGGAGATGCAGTTTAAGATGAACAAGATTGTTGCTCAATGCCGGCAGAAATGTGAGATGATGCAAGAGAAGTTTACAGAAAAACTAGAGCAGGTGCACACTGCTTACCAAAAGATGGCTAAGAAGTGTCAGATTATGCAACAGGAAATTGAGAGCTTAACCAAGGACAATCAAGAACTTCAGGAAAAATTTGCTGAAAAATCCAG gCAGAAGAGAAAATTGGATGAAATGTATGACCAGCTGAGGAATGAGTTTGACTCAGTGAAGCGATCTGCCATACAGCCTGCAAACAACTATTATTCCAGAAATGAGCACGACTTGTTCTCTAACCCGCCGAACATGATTGATGACAGAGAAATTGGTAGAAAAG GTGGGCCGGTATTCACTCCTGCCACTCCAGGACCAAGAGATGATGTCTGGCCAGGAAGGCAGAATAGCAATAACTCCGGTCCCTTTGACCTCTCCGTTGTCTCACCGGCAAAACAAACGGCCATCGCAGGGGACGCTGGTAACAGAAGGGCTGGTGCTCATCCTTTTGGACCAGGTGCTACTAATAATCCATCCATGACTTTGAGGAACATGATACTATCTCCAATAAAGAGGCCTCAACTCTCACGTAACCGCCCTCAATTATTCACGTAA